In Cryptococcus decagattii chromosome 11, complete sequence, one DNA window encodes the following:
- a CDS encoding serine/threonine-protein kinase SSN3, whose protein sequence is MATIPGGGTIMDPMHLYRARRDKERRGVLKTYKILGFISSGTYGRVYKAVLLPPPKAASAKSALPSSTRAALSLPKDKLPSPSFTEDNDPLNNPEMCMRPGDRPAKTGDVFAIKKFKPDKEGDVLTYAGISQSGAREIMLNRELHHRNLVSLREVILEDKSIYMVFEYAEHDFLQIIHYHSQTARTSIPPSTLRRLLHQLLCGVHFLHSNFVLHRDLKPANILVTSQGVVKIGDLGLARLWHKPLAQQGLYGGDKVVVTIWYRAPELILGAKHYTAAVDIWAVGCIYAELLSLRPIFKGDEAKMDGKKSLPFQRDQMGKICEVLGPVKPEQWPGIIHMPEYRTYQATSPYPHSNPLAPWYHARSSSSEGYDILVKMFEWDPARRITAKNALRHPWFQEEGGVDTNSVFEGSSITYPTRRVTHEDNGDAKMGSLPQSMAGGRLPSSSNFRPASGNISQPAVRKKARI, encoded by the exons ATGGCAACAATTCCAGGGGGGGGTACCATAATGGACCCAATGCACCTTTATCGTGCAAGAAGAGAtaaggagagaagagg CGTCTTAAAGACATATAAGATTCTGGGTTTCATATCCTCTG GAACTTACGGCAGAGTCTACAAAGCTGTGCTTCTCCCACCACCTAAAGCAGCCTCTGCCAAAAGCGCCTTGCCCAGCTCGACTCGAGCAGCTTTATCATTACCTAAGGACAAATTACCATCGCCTAGTTTCACCGAAGACAATGATCCTCTCAATAATCCTGAAATGTGTATGCGCCCAGGCGATCGTCCCGCCAAAACGGGTGACGTTTTCGCGATAAAGAAATTCAAGCCTGATAAGGAAGGCGATGTGTTGACCTACGCAGGTATTAGTCAAAGTGGAGCAAGGGAAATCATG CTGAATCGTGAACTCCATCATCGCAATCTAGTATCTTTGCGTGAGGTCATATTAGAAGACAAGTCTATTTATATGGTTTTTGAATATGCGGAACATGATTTTCTA CAAATCATCCATTACCATTCTCAAACTGCTCGAACTTCTATTCCACCTTCCACACTTCGccgccttcttcaccagcTTCTCTGCGGAGTGCACTTTCTTCACTCTAACTTCGTGCTCCACCGCGATCTGAAGCCGGCTAATATTTTGGTTACTAGTCAAGGCGTTGTTAAGATTGGTGACCTTGGGTTGGCACGACTGTGGCATAAACCATTAGCGCAACAGGGCCTCTATGGTGGTGATAAGGTCGTGGTGACCATCTGGTACAGGGCGCCAGAGTTAATATTGGGGGCCAAACACTACACTGCCGCTGTCG ATATATGGGCGGTAGGCTGTATCTACGCCGAGCTGCTCTCTCTTCGCCCTATTTTCAAGGGCGATGAGGCTAAAATGGACGGCAAGAAATCTTTGCCATTCCAGCGCGACCAGATGGGCAAAATCTGTGAAGTCCTTGGTCCTGTCAAGC CCGAACAATGGCCAGGTATAATTCACATGCCTGAATACCGTACGTACCAAGCCACCAGTCCTTATCCCCACTCCAACCCTCTTGCACCATGGTATCATGCCCGCTCAAGTTCCTCTGAGGGGTATGATATTCTCGTCAAGATGTTTGAGTGGGACCCAGCTCGTAGGATAACGGCGAAGAATGCGTTGAGGCATCCTTGGTtccaggaagaaggaggagtCGATACAAA TAGTGTGTTCGAAGGCAGCTCGATCACATATCCCACAAGAAGAGTGACGCATGAGGATAATGGTGATGCTAAGATGGGATC TTTACCTCAATCCATGGCCGGAGGCAGGCTGCCATCAAGTAGCAACTTCAGGCCTGCTAGTGGTAATATCTCCCAACCAGCAGTtaggaagaaggcaaggatTTAA
- a CDS encoding phospholipase B, with protein sequence MSVITTTFALSLFAATALAIPPETPRIELQAERGLGDKSYAPWQVDCPTNVTWIRNATTGLGSGERAYIEAREKLVQPAIEHMMTARGLETPPRTPVIGVALAGGGYRAMLTGLGGIMSMMNESTEASESETGGWLEGVSYWSGLSGGSWATGTFMSNGGQLPTSLLENLWNIDSNLIFPDDDKISFYTELYIETNAKSDLGFPTQITDLWGLAIGSHVLPEQYQLSNNPNLTFSSLPSVVAALGNASLPMPIIIAAEREAGELIIAENATVWEFTPYEFGSWAFGSQYKSPGAFTPIEYLGTSVNDGSPNGTCWKGFDQLSFVMGTSATLFNGAFLELNGTGSGLLTNLITAFLAELGEDQVDISRIPNTFSNYNSGENPIYNLTYITLVDAGETNQNVPLEPLLIPARAVDAIVAFDASYDTNYIWPNGTALRTTYERARVLAEHENTRVLMPEVPSMNGFVNGGYNSRPTFFGCNDTTTPLIIYVPSYPWSFAANTSTYQLSYETDEANQMLLNGMRSLTLNHSVPTWPTCFACALTDRSFMYTSENRSTTCQECFDTWCWAGDDNTTQPAEYEPAINSVPPWLIANNLSLGVADAPASNESTPNTASSGAAKIGVSVGMVALAAGLGLMF encoded by the exons ATGTCAGTCATCACGACCACTTTTGCACTCTCACTTTTCGCCGCCACTGCGCTCGCAATTCCCCCCGAGACTCCGCGAATTGAGCTTCAGGCAGAGAGAGGTTTAGGTGACAAGTCCTATGCTCCTTGGCAAGTTGATTGTCCCACCAATGTTACGTGGATTAGAAATGCCACT ACTGGTTTAGGTTCCGGCGAACGGGCTTACATCGAGGCTCGTGAAAAGCTTGTCCAACCTGCGATCGAACATATGATGACTGCCCGAGGGCTCGAAACTCCTCCCAGGACACCTGTCATTGGTGTTGCCTTAGCCGGTGGTGGTTACCGTGCAATGCT TACTGGGTTAGGTGGTATCATGAGCATGATGAATGAAAGCACCGAAGCGTCCGAAAGCGAGACTGGTGGTTGGCTTGAGGGCGTAAGCTACTGGTCTGGTCTGAGCGGTGGAAGTTGGGCAACTGGGACTTTCATGTCCAATGGGGGTCAGTTGCCCACCAGTCTTCTTGAAAAT CTCTGGAACATCGATTCCAACCTCATCTTCCCTGATGATGACAAAATTTCATTCTATACTGAACTTTACATTGAGACCAACGCCAAATCAGACCTCGGCTTCCCCACTCAAATTACTGATCTTTGGGGTCTTGCCATTGGCTCGCACGTTTTGCCCGAGCAATATCAACTCTCCAACAATCCTAACCTTACTTTTTCTAGCCTTCCCtctgttgttgctgcttTAGGAAATGCAAGCTTGCCCATGCCTATCATCATTGCAGCTGA ACGAGAGGCTGGGGAGCTTATCATTGCGGAAAACGCAACTGTCTGGGAGTTCACTCCATACGAGTTTGGTTCTTGGGCGTTTGGTAGCCAATACAAGAGCCCCGGTGCTTTCACCCCTATTGAATATCTTGGTACTTCAGTTAACGATGGCTCACCTAACGGCACTTGTTGGAAGGGCTTTGACCAATTGTC CTTTGTTATGGGAACTTCTGcaacgcttttcaacggTGCCTTCCTCGAGCTTAACGGCACAGGCAGCGGTCTTCTTACCAATTTAATCACTGCCTTCCTTGCGGAGTTGGGAGAGGACCAAGTTGATATTTCCCGTATTCCAAATACATTTTCCAATTACAACTCTGGGGAAAACCCCATTTACAACCTCACTTACATCACCCTTGTCGATGCCGGAGAAACCAACCAGAATGTTCCCCTAGAGCCTTTGCTCATCCCGGCCCGTGCCGTTGACGCGATTGTGGCGTTTGACGCATCCTACGATACTAATTATATCTGGCCAAATGGCACTGCTTTGAGGACCACTTACGAGCGAGCCAGAGTTTTAGCTGAGCACGAGAACACCAGGGTGTTAATGCCCGAGGTCCCTAGCATGAATGGCTTCGTCAACGGTGGTTACAACTCAAGGCCTACTTTCTTTGGCTGTAACGATACCACCACTCCTCTGATTATCTACGTACCATCTTATCCCTGGAGCTTTGCTGCCAACACCTCTACT TACCAACTTTCGTACGAGACTGATGAAGCCAACCAAATGTTGCTCAATGGGATGCGCTCTCTCACTCTCAACCATTCTGTCCCCACCTGGCCCACTTGCTTTGCTTGTGCTCTTACCGACCGTTCCTTCATGTACACCTCCGAGAACCGATCCACCACTTGCCAAGAATGCTTTGACACCTGGTGTTGGGCTGGTGACGACAACACCACCCAGCCTGCGGAATATGAGCCCGCGATCAACAGTGTTCCTCCCTGGTTGATCGCTAACAATCTGAGTTTGGGTGTGGCCGATGCTCCTGCGAGCAACGAGTCTACTCCTAATACAGCTTCCAGTGGTGCAGCGAAGATAGGGGTGAGCGTGGGTATGGTTGCGCTGGCTGCTGGTTTGGGCTTAATGTTTTAG